In the genome of Rhodoferax fermentans, one region contains:
- a CDS encoding YceH family protein — translation MTLTPPPFGSAPVTPPAPTILLTPTEARVLGTLMEKARTVPDSYPLSLNSLMLGCNQKSSRDPLMNLSEAEVADAVSSLKTQQLVRESSGSRVTRFEHNAQRGLGVPEQSAVLLGLLMLRGPQTAAELRLNSERWYKFADISSVEGFLEELQDRPDEKGGPLVVKLAKAPGAREQRWAHLLCGPVDEALWAGAGSARQTEGLALERVARLEAEVADLRATVNRLCAELGMATPPTAD, via the coding sequence ATGACTTTGACCCCTCCCCCCTTTGGCAGCGCACCGGTCACCCCGCCTGCGCCCACCATCCTGCTCACCCCGACTGAAGCACGTGTGCTCGGCACCTTGATGGAAAAAGCCCGCACCGTGCCCGACAGTTACCCACTGTCGCTCAACTCGCTGATGCTCGGTTGCAACCAGAAAAGCAGCCGCGACCCGCTCATGAACCTGAGCGAGGCCGAGGTGGCCGACGCGGTCAGCAGCCTCAAAACGCAGCAACTGGTGCGTGAAAGCAGTGGCAGCCGGGTCACCCGTTTTGAGCACAACGCCCAGCGTGGCCTGGGTGTGCCGGAACAGTCGGCGGTGCTGCTGGGCCTGCTGATGCTGCGCGGCCCACAAACCGCCGCCGAGTTGCGCCTCAACAGCGAGCGCTGGTACAAGTTTGCCGACATCTCCTCGGTGGAGGGTTTCTTGGAAGAACTGCAGGACCGCCCCGACGAGAAAGGTGGCCCGCTGGTGGTGAAACTGGCCAAAGCCCCGGGCGCCCGTGAGCAACGCTGGGCGCATCTGCTGTGTGGTCCGGTGGATGAGGCTTTGTGGGCCGGCGCGGGCTCAGCACGTCAGACCGAAGGCCTGGCACTGGAGCGTGTAGCACGCCTAGAGGCCGAGGTGGCCGATCTGCGGGCCACGGTCAACCGGCTGTGTGCGGAGCTGGGGATGGCAACTCCCCCCACAGCGGATTGA